The nucleotide window GCCTGGCCTACGACGCGCCCTCGCCGCCCGCCTTCGCCAAATCTCAACCCAACATGTACGGCCTGGCCGCCTACACGGCGCCGCTCAGCAGCTGCCTGCCACAGCAGAAGCGCTACGCGGCGCCCGAGTTCGAGCCCCACCCCATGGCCAGCAACGGCGGCGGCTTCGCCAGCGCCAACCTGCAGGGCAGCCCGGTGTACGTGGGTGGCAACTTCGTCGACTCCATGGCGCCCGCGTCGGGGCCGGTCTTCAACCTGGGCCACCTCTCGCACCCGTCTTCGGCCAGCGTGGACTACAGCTGCGCCGCGCAGATTCCCGGCAACCATCACCATGGACCGTGCGACCCTCATCCCACCTACACAGATCTCTCGGCCCACCACTCGTCTCAGGGACGCCTGCCCGAGGCCCCCAAACTGACGCATCTGTAGCGGCCGCCACCGGCCGGAACTCGCGGCGCGATTACCTCTTTTGCtttggtggcgggggtggcgggcGGGGCCCGCGGGGCAGCTCGGTGACCCCCTCCCTCGCCCTGGCCCGGTCGCCGCCTCCCGGGTCTCGGGCCAACAGCGGCCGAGACGCAGGCGACTGGGCCTCCCCTCCAGGCGCGCCCTCCTTTGGGTGACTCGCCATAAATCAGCCGCACGGATTCTCCTCTGTAACCCTGACAGTGCCATATACTGCGGACCGAGGGACTCTAATCTGGTAATGGTGTCCCGAAGGTAAGTCTGAGATTCATCGGCGGCGCGCTCTGCAGAGGGACCAGCGCCCGGACAGCCCCGGGCCTGGCCCGAGTCTAGCTTAGTTGCGGAGACCTTAATTTATATGCTCCTTCCGTCCCTTAAGGATTGCAACGGACTCAACgatctgtatttattatttgaagcGAGTCATTTCGTTTCCCTGATTATTTATCCTCGTCTtaatgtatttatgtgtataattGTAGAATTCTCCAGCCAAGCTTAGGAACGCGCTCCCAGGCCGCGGGGGCCACGTTTCACCTCTGTAGTCCCCTTGGTCTGAACTAGTTGAGAGAGTAGTTTTTGAACAGTTGTAACCGTGGCTGGTGTTTGTAGTTGATGTAAAGGATTAAGACCGCAAATTGTCCTTCATGGGTAGAGTCAGGCGGCCCCGCGGCGTGGCATCACACCAGTTACTCATTTCTGAACAGCCGCAGCCCTCACCACTCGACACAGTTTATTGATTTCAAATTGTCTGGTActatttgaacaaatatttagaataaaaaaatttctcagtCCGAAGTGTATCTGTGTTAATCACGCACACTTGGAAGTAGATCACTCTGCCTTTTTATCTTTCGCACAATCCCAGTAGAATCCCAGTAGAAGGCCCCCAAATAGGCTGActctttgatatatatatatatatttttttccatttatttggaatCTGGTACATGAGCTGGTTCTGGGGATACTTGATTACACTGCAGCATTGACCTGAGGGTTGGGGGCGGGAATCTGAGGATGCAAGCCTAGAAACATCCTGGACGGGATAATTTGGGTAGGGTTTTttgctctgcctgctgtgctGTTTCCATCACCCTCTTTTTAGACACAAatcaactttttttaagattgcatttACATTGGGGAGGCCAGCACTCACTTTTCTGCGctaataacaaaataaactttaaaagaaaactgacaatcaaagaaaagacacaaatgaagTTGTAGGAAGATCTGAGCTATGAAAAAGCTAAGGTGCACAAAAAGAAACGGTCATTTGGAGACGCGCACCTAAGCTTTTTCTCTAGGAAATGCTGTCAGGGCgttttcctttttaatggttGGTGGTTCATTTCTAAAGTAAACAAACGTTGCCCCACGATGTAAAGTAATAAAAGTTTCATTAATGGAACATAACAAGTATAAACACCTTGTTTATTCCTGTTTCTTTGTACAAAACGGGCAAAAATGTCTTCAAGGATTTATATCTATTTTGTAAATATTAGCATGGCTTTAGCCAGGGGCGGACAACGTCCACCCGCTTCTCTATAAGGAGACACTTGGAAAGCGCCTTCAGATAAGGTTCAATTCTTTTGTATTTCAGCAACGTCGGCCCACGCATCTCTATTTGGTTTGACAAATAATGCAACTCCTACTACATCCCCGTGACACGAGGTGAAATTCCCATTGTGTGCAAATAATTTAACTTCTAATCTTCTGGTGGAACAACAATCATTTCTATTTGGATGTTTGTGTTTCGCTAAATGAAGGCTCAAATAATATTTAGTTTCCTTGTTCCTTTGTGCTGTTTTTAAAATGGCATGTTagattgggggtgggaggggactaTTCTTTTGCTCAATTTCACTTTATCTGAGCAGGTTTAGAGTATCCATGTTGTAGAAGTGTATCAACAGAATAAATGACTTCAACTGAAGGGATATTTTACCCACTTTCAAGGCTTAAAATTGTTTTCTATGAGATTTGCATCCATAGGCAGAATTTCTAATTGTCttgtaagaaattattttttaagctatTAGGGAAGTCAAAGAAGAGCTTGCTGCCTTGCAGGGATTAAAACAACCTTTCTTAACTGGCTAAATATTAAATAGATGAATTATCAGGCTGTTTAGATTTAGCCCGGTTTTCCCTCATCTCCTCTTCCtaccataaataataataaaaatacataatgcaTTATGGCTCCAGGCGTTTTCCAGCTTGGTGTGTTACCGCAGGAGTATCTGCTGAGTCTGCGGGTGTCTGCGAAGGCCCCAAGTGTCATCTGCGGCTTAGGGTTTCATGGATTAGACTTTAAACGGTGTCTGGGCCGGCTGACATCAGCTTCCTCTCACACCGAGGCTCCAAAGAAGTGCGGGGCTGGGGGCCCGGAGGCGCCCCTTTCTCATGGGGTGGGGGAGTTCGCTTTGGACAAATCGGCTTTCTCTCACCTTTGGAGAAAGCTTCCCCGAGGCTTCTGAGAATTGCTCGGATGCTCGGATTCTTTCCTGCCATTGACCTGAGTGTTATGTGATGGGCGCACTAGGTCGCTCCCGggggaccgggggggggggggggggggtggccgaGCGAGAGGGGGGTCTGCGCACAGCCATTTAAAACTTCATAAATTATAAACAAGCCGCCTTGGCCTTCGCCATAAATTCTGCTCCTTTTGAGCCTGCAATTAGTGTTAGGAAGCACTGGAGTCTAAACACAACCAAACGCCCTCTGAAGGGCCCAACTGCCCAAGGTTGCAAACCTTTATTTATTTCCCAGTCCCACCGCCTCCGCACCCCGAGGTCTGCACACACAGTCGCCTCCTCCCCCGCCGGCGGTACACTCTCGGTTGGGTTCCCGCTCCGCGAGGGAAGGTCACAATAGCTGCTCTATCGGCGGAGGCACCCGCCTCCTCCCTCCCGGGTCTcggagaagcagagaaaggagagagtgggggaggggagcctgcaCTGGGCAATGGCGCCCTAAGCCCAGGCTTCTCCATCCCCGGGGAAGTGGGGGAGTGTGTGTCTTGCAGCGGGAAGGGGCAAGTTGGCAGGATAAGGAAACCTCCAGCCTAGCCCGTGACTTGGGCCCGAGACAGGCTCACCGGGGGCAAGGGTGAACGCACCCAGGCCTCGAGGCTGCTGGTCCCTCACTGTCCGGCGCGGGGTTGCGGGCGCTCGCAGCAGCCAGGGCTTCCGGGAGCCCCGTGCCTTTGTGTGCGAGGCTTCTCCAGGGTCTCAGCGTCGGGTAAGGAAGGCCTCACAATGGCACCGCTGGGCCTGCGCCTGGCGCTGAGGAAGGGCTGGGCCGGCTTTGAGCCTTGGTCTCTGGGATGTGTACCTCGTTTGCTGCTCCAGGAGAGGAAGTGGCTCTTTGGCTCAGGCCTTGAtcagctcttttttttattttatttttttcctacagagACCCCTGAAGGgtgaagtggggggaggggaggggtcaggGAGGTTGTGGGGGATCCCCCTGAGGCTTGAAGAAAGGGCTCAGAGTAAAAAACCCAGGCCCATGGATGGGGGTAGCAGCCGTCTGGGAGTCCCTGGTTGTTCTGTCCAGGCAATCAAACGTGAATTAAAGCAGGGTGGAGAGGAGGCTGCCCAGAGGGCCCACTGCTGACTGGGAGGTGTGGGTGGGGAAAGAGatttaggcagagggagagcttgCCCTGGCTTCCAGGAGAAACTCAGGATCCAGCCTGGAGTGGAGTAAAGAGACCCCACTGAGCTAGCCAGGGGTGTGGGGCAGTTGCAGAGGAAACGTCTGAAGAGTAGTCCTGGCCCCTGGAAAGGTGGTAAGAAAGGGCGATTAAGTAAATGTTCTGCCTCCTGGCTTTCAGACCTCAGCCTCATCCACGGACCTGACAGAGAAAAATCCGCCTCTGATGAATCATTAAGTTAACCATCCATTTGTACCATTTCTTTATACAGGCTttcaaatgagagagagagagagaatatagagTGAGTACTTTCCCCCTGGTGCAGCCCCAGGCCGAGTCCCTATCACAGACACATCAGCCAAATTGGTTTCCTAGGCCCCAGAGGCTGCTAACCTTGCTGAACAGGATTTTTCGAATTTCTATCTGTAAGGAGTATTAAAAGATAGTGATTACCTACCCTAGCtattcatttctccctcccccattctgcACCAGCCAACCCACCCCAGAGTGAAGCGCATCTCCTCAGCCATAAGTCTTGGGAGCTTAGGCTCTCCATCTGCTGAGGTTTTTCATTAGGGAGGGTGAAGAGGATATGTGTGGGTGTATGTTTGAATAACAAAGAAGAAACCCAACATCCTAATGAAACGTGTTTCTCGCTTGACCTGGAGGAGCCAGAAGCTTGTTTACGCTGTCAGTACTCAAGGAACAGCCACAAGCCTGATCGGCTTTATCCTCAGAATTCATTGCACCTTTCTCTTAAAGTAAAGAATTGGTTAATCCCAGTTACAGATCCAGGAAGGTCCTCTTCATCTGGGTGTTCTTGGCATGAATTTGGTCCTTCTTTCAGAAACTGTAAGGGAAAAAATGTAGGATGAACAGAACTTTGtgagtattaaataaaaatacaaagagggGCAGAAGGCCTCAGTCCCCACAGGCCTATAGCCTTACCATTTCGGGGCACTGCAACTTCCCAGAGAGGACAGAGCTATGGCCTGGGTGAACAGACTTAGCCCTGGACACTCTGGGCAAAGAGAGCTAAGACTGAGAGCCAGCCATACCCTCACCAGCTGTGAGGACTAGCTCACTTAGATTTCTCTTGCAGAGAGCctggatggagagaaaaaaaggcGGGGTAGTTGAATCCTCTGTACTCACCGCATTGGTGGTGCTGGAGGTGAAGATCATCACAGAGGGTGAAATCTTAGTTTTCATTGTTCCCTTGTCTCTGGTCCAGCTACAAATGCCCTTATCTTTGGGGCTCAAAGTTGGTTCCAAATGGATTATATATACCTGGCCTACAGCCCATGCCTGAACACTTCCCTCAGATCCCATAACCACTTGGCAAGTTGGAATAGTACAAAGGTAATTCAAGGACGCACTTTCAAGCCAGGTCTAGCCTGAAGCAATCATAGTGAACAAAAGGTTTCCCCACatgaaggaagaggaaatgtAAATGGATGTCCAATCATTTGCAGTAGCAGAAGCAGGTGAAAGGTCCCTaatggtgttttgttgttgttgttttttaaagattttattaatttgagagagggagcacagagggggaatgagagagagaagcagacttcccactaagcagagagcttaatgtggggctcaatcccatgacctgagctgaaggcagatgcccaactgcctgagccacccagggaccccaaaagGTCCCTATGGGTGGCAAAACATCTGGACTGGTTCCGATAGCTAGTCTGGATCATTTTTATGGAAGAGTAATAtctggaaaataatgaaaatgggaTTTTAACATTAGTAAGAGCCCAAGGAGGAGACTTTAATTTAAATCAGGATTCATGGAGAACCCTGGTGGAACAGATGAAATGTTTTTATTGGGAAAGCAGGCCTAAAACCAGGCCAAGAGGACTTGTTGGGCCAGGGCCTTtgtgaaggagggaagaagagcgTTGCTGACTtctgaggagaggggaagaaggcccTTTGATGGCTCTATTGTTCCAAGCGCTGCCTACAAATACCACacgcctctctgcctcctccgcAAGGGCCAAGCGGGAAACTGGGTCGACTGAGCAGAGCTCGAGGTAGTGGCAGAGCCGGCACCAACCTTCCTCAGCATCTCTGCTGCCCCTTGGGGCAGCGACGCCGCGCCATTCCTGTCGCAGGCACAGAACACACAAAGGAAGCCCCCACCCGTCCTCAGACGTGGGGACACTCTGGGGAGGAGGCTGGCTTGGACCCCGAGTCTAAGCACCTCCCTCCCCTGCGGGGAACAATAGCCGCCGCCTCCCCCGGGCGGCCCGGCGGTCGCGCGGCACAAAGGCCGCCTTGGGGCCGCGCCACCATGTGACGCGCGCGCTCGCTCCGCGCTCCCCCGGCCCGCGGCAGGGCGCAGCCAGCAGAGCGCGGGAGCCGCGGGGCCGCGGCTGGGCTGCCGAAATCCACCTGGCACGCTTTCGGAGAGACAAACGGTGAGTTAATCACCCAACAGGCTGGCGGCCGCGTCCCTTCTCGCCAGCGAGgcggcctggggagggggctggggaggaggattactctgtgtgtgtcgcgggctggggagggggtggcgggAGAGGTTAGTCCTATTAAGAATTCATCAATCACCCGGTGTGCACTTTTCGCTCGACAGCGGTTCCTCCTACTTCAGAGCAAGTCCAGGCCAGCTGGGAGCCGACCAGAAACCGCAAGCAGAGGAGACGCAGGCACGAGGGGTGAGCGCTCACGGAGGGTGCGACCCGCCGCCCCAGGCTCTGCTGTGCGAGGCCGGTCACCCCCTCGCTCC belongs to Meles meles chromosome 9, mMelMel3.1 paternal haplotype, whole genome shotgun sequence and includes:
- the LOC123950427 gene encoding serine/arginine repetitive matrix protein 3-like, with the translated sequence MVSRRLTGGKGERTQASRLLVPHCPARGCGRSQQPGLPGAPCLCVRGFSRVSASAPPSPAGNNSRRLPRAARRSRGTKAALGPRHHVTRALAPRSPGPRQGAASRAREPRGRGWAAEIHLARFRRDKRGSSYFRASPGQLGADQKPQAEETQARGVSAHGGCDPPPQALLCEAGHPLAPGPSCRLPARPPTTCGPRPFQEAGSARPGRTVTRYPSSQPPPPTSPASSLSSHPQRHSTPRNGQLHLSQGRTRKIPMGQKVFADTKNFKKIPKGLDFKEETELVSFSYLPGGVICVGRSRVTPGLNLELNLSAI